The following are encoded together in the Thunnus thynnus chromosome 15, fThuThy2.1, whole genome shotgun sequence genome:
- the LOC137198275 gene encoding coiled-coil domain-containing protein 106-like isoform X1 encodes MNPPTTRDDTNPPEHYMPHSAAAAGGGGGGGYLDAYEVSFPPEECIDRPPAYHLNHSQQMMDVPVVQESPHSQYSPFILVSNLRAHLYVALEKNTWLQKHIEELEEERNFLRCQLDRLIVSMRSPEVTEWCGDPQHAVNVQPVISPSPPSPMTTRSGMTLKRLQVPGPRTRRSTAIPVKQEFHLEEDKYYTEDEYMEEEEEGEEEDDSSVETGSKKKGRGRAKGEPRMKMRRIFRITHGRERQRVKDPDGVLIRYKKILSTYQRVRSMSRAFQIHGVDRNTMASTSPIAELLLVAPEKVAEVGEFEASKEKLLDYARRCYKTMDDQTHAKVQAMKKTHKLLPISYRFRN; translated from the exons agCACTACATGCCTCactctgctgcagcagcaggaggaggaggaggaggagggtatCTGGATGCCTATGAGGTCTCTTTTCCTCCGGAGGAGTGTATAGACAGACCGCCTGCCTATCACCTGAACCACAGCCAGCAGATGATGGACG TGCCCGTGGTGCAGGAGTCTCCTCACTCTCAGTACAGCCCTTTCATCCTGGTCTCTAACCTGCGGGCTCACCTGTACGTCGCTCTGGAGAAGAACACCTGGCTGCAGAAGCACATTGAGGAACTGGAGGAGGAACGCAACTTCCTGCGCTGTCAGCTGGACCGCCTCATCGTCAGCATGAGGAGTCCGGAGG TGACAGAGTGGTGTGGAGACCCCCAACATGCTGTGAATGTCCAGCCCgtcatctctccctcccctccctcacccATGACCACCAGGTCTGGAATGACCCTCAAACGCCTGCAGGTACCGGGACCTCGGACCCGCCGCAGCACTGCCATCCCTG TCAAGCAGGAGTTTCACCTGGAGGAGGATAAATACTACACCGAGGACGAGTacatggaggaagaggaagagggggaggaagaggacgaCTCGTCGGTGGAGACGGGCTCGAAGAAGAAGGGACGAGGACGAGCCAAAGGAGAGCcgaggatgaagatgaggaggatCTTTAGGATCACCCACGgcagggagaggcagagag TCAAAGACCCAGACGGGGTTCTGATTCGTTACAAGAAGATCCTGTCCACCTACCAGCGAGTGAGGAGCATGTCCCGAGCCTTCCAGATCCACGGAGTCGACCGAAACACGATGGCGTCCACCTCCCCGATCGCTGAGCTGCTCCTGGTGGCGCCAGAGAAG GTGGCGGAGGTCGGGGAGTTCGAGGCGTCTAAGGAGAAACTTTTAGATTACGCCCGGCGGTGCTACAAGACGATGGACGATCAGACGCACGCCAAAGTCCAGGCCATGAAGAAGACTCACAAGCTGCTGCCGATCTCCTACAGGTTCAGGAACTGA
- the LOC137198275 gene encoding coiled-coil domain-containing protein 106-like isoform X2, whose product MPHSAAAAGGGGGGGYLDAYEVSFPPEECIDRPPAYHLNHSQQMMDVPVVQESPHSQYSPFILVSNLRAHLYVALEKNTWLQKHIEELEEERNFLRCQLDRLIVSMRSPEVTEWCGDPQHAVNVQPVISPSPPSPMTTRSGMTLKRLQVPGPRTRRSTAIPVKQEFHLEEDKYYTEDEYMEEEEEGEEEDDSSVETGSKKKGRGRAKGEPRMKMRRIFRITHGRERQRVKDPDGVLIRYKKILSTYQRVRSMSRAFQIHGVDRNTMASTSPIAELLLVAPEKVAEVGEFEASKEKLLDYARRCYKTMDDQTHAKVQAMKKTHKLLPISYRFRN is encoded by the exons ATGCCTCactctgctgcagcagcaggaggaggaggaggaggagggtatCTGGATGCCTATGAGGTCTCTTTTCCTCCGGAGGAGTGTATAGACAGACCGCCTGCCTATCACCTGAACCACAGCCAGCAGATGATGGACG TGCCCGTGGTGCAGGAGTCTCCTCACTCTCAGTACAGCCCTTTCATCCTGGTCTCTAACCTGCGGGCTCACCTGTACGTCGCTCTGGAGAAGAACACCTGGCTGCAGAAGCACATTGAGGAACTGGAGGAGGAACGCAACTTCCTGCGCTGTCAGCTGGACCGCCTCATCGTCAGCATGAGGAGTCCGGAGG TGACAGAGTGGTGTGGAGACCCCCAACATGCTGTGAATGTCCAGCCCgtcatctctccctcccctccctcacccATGACCACCAGGTCTGGAATGACCCTCAAACGCCTGCAGGTACCGGGACCTCGGACCCGCCGCAGCACTGCCATCCCTG TCAAGCAGGAGTTTCACCTGGAGGAGGATAAATACTACACCGAGGACGAGTacatggaggaagaggaagagggggaggaagaggacgaCTCGTCGGTGGAGACGGGCTCGAAGAAGAAGGGACGAGGACGAGCCAAAGGAGAGCcgaggatgaagatgaggaggatCTTTAGGATCACCCACGgcagggagaggcagagag TCAAAGACCCAGACGGGGTTCTGATTCGTTACAAGAAGATCCTGTCCACCTACCAGCGAGTGAGGAGCATGTCCCGAGCCTTCCAGATCCACGGAGTCGACCGAAACACGATGGCGTCCACCTCCCCGATCGCTGAGCTGCTCCTGGTGGCGCCAGAGAAG GTGGCGGAGGTCGGGGAGTTCGAGGCGTCTAAGGAGAAACTTTTAGATTACGCCCGGCGGTGCTACAAGACGATGGACGATCAGACGCACGCCAAAGTCCAGGCCATGAAGAAGACTCACAAGCTGCTGCCGATCTCCTACAGGTTCAGGAACTGA